A single region of the Bacillus cereus genome encodes:
- a CDS encoding long-chain fatty acid--CoA ligase codes for MMMNVPLTISSMMERAEKLFPKKEIVSRTHDTVTTLTYKQLGERTRRLSSALKKLGIQEGERVGTLAWNHHRHVEAYFAIPGIASVLHTINIRLSPQHISYIIQHAEDRILLIDEDLVPLVENIQSELSTVQAYIIMTDKDELPNTSLEPVYHYEKLLAEGDPNFQFVKDIDETTPAGMCYTSATTGNPKGVVYTHRSTVLHCMALGLADTTALSESDAAMAIVPMFHVNAWGLPFAATWFGAKQVLPGPMFTPKILLEMIQTEKVTIAAGVPTIWLGVLQELENNSYDLSSITRLLCGGAAAPKSVIKAFEQKYNVPFVHAYGMTETSPLVTLARLKSYETDLAYEEQLEIRSKQGYLVPGVEMKVVGAEGEVKWDGTEMGELCLRAPWIAASYYNDERTVEGFRDGWLYTGDVVTVDEEGCVKIVDRTKDVIKSGGEWISSVDLENALMAHDAIFEAAVVAIPHPQWQERPIACVVQKKNSTVTKEELYEFLKPQFAKWWLPDDIVFMEEIPKTSVGKFLKQTLRKELEHLHKEK; via the coding sequence ATGATGATGAATGTACCGCTAACAATTAGTTCTATGATGGAAAGAGCAGAAAAGTTATTCCCAAAGAAAGAAATCGTTTCACGCACACATGATACAGTTACGACATTAACGTATAAGCAGTTAGGAGAAAGAACGAGAAGACTTTCTAGTGCGTTAAAAAAGCTTGGGATTCAAGAAGGCGAACGTGTAGGGACGTTAGCGTGGAATCATCATCGACATGTAGAAGCATATTTTGCTATTCCGGGTATTGCTTCCGTTTTACACACAATTAATATTCGTTTATCTCCTCAACATATTTCATACATTATTCAGCATGCAGAAGATCGAATTCTACTTATTGATGAAGATCTCGTACCACTTGTTGAAAATATTCAATCAGAATTATCAACTGTACAAGCCTACATTATTATGACTGATAAAGATGAACTTCCAAATACTTCACTGGAGCCTGTATATCATTATGAAAAGCTATTAGCAGAGGGTGATCCAAATTTCCAATTTGTAAAGGATATTGATGAAACTACACCTGCTGGTATGTGTTATACGTCAGCGACTACAGGGAATCCAAAAGGGGTTGTTTATACACATCGTAGTACAGTGTTGCACTGTATGGCACTCGGATTAGCGGATACGACAGCTTTATCGGAAAGTGATGCAGCAATGGCTATTGTACCAATGTTTCATGTGAACGCTTGGGGACTTCCTTTTGCGGCTACTTGGTTTGGGGCAAAACAAGTTCTTCCGGGGCCGATGTTTACGCCGAAAATTTTATTAGAAATGATTCAAACTGAAAAAGTAACGATAGCTGCAGGTGTGCCGACAATTTGGCTCGGTGTTTTACAAGAGTTAGAAAATAATAGTTATGATTTATCTAGTATAACGAGATTACTATGCGGAGGCGCAGCTGCACCGAAAAGCGTTATTAAAGCGTTTGAGCAAAAATATAATGTTCCTTTCGTACATGCATATGGCATGACTGAAACAAGTCCACTTGTAACGCTTGCACGTCTAAAAAGTTATGAAACAGATTTAGCGTATGAAGAACAACTTGAGATTCGTTCGAAGCAAGGATATCTTGTTCCTGGTGTAGAGATGAAGGTAGTTGGTGCAGAGGGTGAAGTGAAGTGGGATGGTACTGAAATGGGAGAACTATGTTTACGAGCACCCTGGATCGCTGCAAGTTATTATAACGATGAACGTACGGTGGAAGGGTTCCGTGACGGTTGGTTATATACTGGCGATGTCGTTACAGTCGATGAGGAAGGTTGCGTGAAAATTGTTGATCGTACGAAGGATGTTATTAAAAGCGGAGGAGAATGGATTTCCTCAGTTGATCTTGAAAATGCTTTAATGGCACATGATGCTATATTTGAAGCGGCTGTCGTTGCAATTCCCCATCCGCAGTGGCAAGAGCGACCAATTGCTTGCGTTGTTCAAAAGAAAAATAGTACGGTTACAAAAGAAGAACTATATGAGTTTT
- a CDS encoding ABC-2 transporter permease → MRGLLLTNYYLVYRTFFMFMGIAILGAGVVFYFGDASMYRLIATFIILFAAIPALEVIKYESKSGYEKYVLTLPVTRSNIVQSHYFFYFLVVIIGTLLSYGIFYVHGLVSGTPIDDGIFKSVSLGTFIILNAGAIAYPLLYVFGAEKSDAITIGGACGGLVTYFGLQGIIGYLIDQFPISNLNSSVYVSILYTIFGVIIYIFSFFISVFIYRKKEF, encoded by the coding sequence ATGAGAGGTTTATTATTGACAAACTATTATCTAGTGTATCGAACTTTCTTTATGTTTATGGGAATAGCGATATTGGGAGCCGGAGTCGTTTTTTATTTTGGTGATGCTTCCATGTACCGCTTAATTGCTACGTTCATTATCTTATTTGCTGCAATTCCTGCACTTGAAGTTATTAAATATGAGAGTAAGTCAGGTTATGAAAAGTATGTACTTACTTTACCAGTTACTAGAAGTAATATTGTGCAAAGCCACTACTTTTTCTATTTTTTAGTTGTAATTATAGGTACTTTATTATCATATGGCATATTTTATGTACATGGTTTAGTTTCAGGTACACCAATTGATGATGGTATATTTAAGAGTGTTTCTTTAGGGACCTTCATCATTCTTAATGCCGGAGCAATAGCCTATCCACTCCTCTATGTTTTTGGAGCAGAAAAATCTGATGCTATTACAATTGGAGGTGCATGTGGGGGACTTGTTACTTATTTTGGATTACAAGGTATAATTGGTTATCTAATAGACCAATTTCCAATATCAAATTTAAATTCATCTGTATACGTTTCAATTTTATATACAATATTTGGCGTTATCATATATATCTTTTCTTTTTTTATTTCGGTATTTATATATCGTAAGAAGGAATTTTAG
- a CDS encoding ABC transporter ATP-binding protein yields the protein MSNLLEIENLSKSFGNKVVLRDVSFNVPPGSIVGFIGDNGAGKSTTFKTVLELISKDSGTVKIFGEENINKDAKSKEKIGVVFDAMNLPAHLTIKQLNKVFEKMFESWDQANFYRLVNTFSLSTNEKVGKFSRGMSMKLTIAVALSHNAKLLILDEATGGLDPSSREEVLEELKSFVSKSNGGILLSSHIMSDVEKIASHLIIIKDGEILLNEEKDKVLKSYSIVDVDEEQLALINKDIVVARRSHGSYFNVLVSDVHKLPSGIAHRTISIEEMSVLLTRSEK from the coding sequence ATGTCAAATCTTCTAGAAATTGAAAATTTAAGTAAATCATTTGGAAACAAAGTTGTTTTAAGAGATGTTTCCTTCAATGTGCCGCCTGGATCAATTGTTGGATTCATTGGTGACAATGGGGCAGGGAAATCAACAACCTTTAAAACAGTACTAGAATTAATTTCTAAAGATAGCGGTACGGTAAAAATATTTGGTGAAGAAAATATAAATAAAGATGCCAAGAGTAAGGAAAAGATAGGGGTTGTATTTGATGCTATGAATCTACCGGCTCATCTTACAATAAAGCAACTAAATAAGGTTTTTGAAAAGATGTTTGAATCTTGGGACCAAGCTAATTTTTATAGATTAGTTAATACTTTCTCTTTATCTACTAATGAGAAAGTAGGTAAATTCTCGCGTGGGATGTCAATGAAACTAACTATAGCTGTTGCGCTGTCGCATAATGCCAAATTATTAATCCTAGATGAAGCGACGGGAGGTCTTGATCCTTCATCTAGGGAGGAAGTGTTAGAGGAATTAAAAAGTTTTGTGAGTAAAAGTAATGGTGGTATATTACTTTCTTCTCATATTATGAGTGATGTAGAAAAAATAGCTAGCCATCTTATCATTATAAAAGATGGAGAAATTTTATTGAACGAAGAAAAGGATAAAGTTTTGAAAAGTTACTCCATTGTAGATGTTGATGAGGAACAACTAGCTTTAATTAACAAAGATATAGTTGTGGCCAGAAGGAGCCATGGTTCTTATTTCAATGTACTCGTATCAGATGTACATAAATTACCAAGTGGTATTGCTCATAGAACCATCTCGATAGAAGAAATGAGTGTCTTATTAACGAGGAGTGAAAAATAA
- a CDS encoding helix-turn-helix domain-containing protein — MGFGEKLFKLRKEKGLSQEALAEKLNTTRQAVSKWENGQGFPETEKLIMIGNVFEVSLDYLLKETAEQSNENVDGYYVSKEMAEGYIVYGQKISKYIALGFSLLILSTIPYLLFKENATMSTFLVIIIAVLGIGAMMVPATIEESRYNVLKKEELLFDQNFLKELTKRYEVIKKKYAAVMIVGFCFIAAGAIPFLFEKKHITSGELVQYYPYCVVLIAIGVYLFVRVVGVWEMYRILVENKEYSNRLIFKLKKKVREKVDNF; from the coding sequence ATGGGATTTGGTGAAAAGCTTTTTAAATTAAGAAAGGAAAAGGGCCTTTCTCAAGAGGCGTTAGCTGAAAAATTAAATACGACAAGGCAAGCGGTTAGTAAATGGGAAAACGGTCAAGGTTTTCCTGAAACTGAAAAGTTAATAATGATTGGAAATGTATTTGAAGTATCACTCGACTATTTATTAAAAGAAACTGCTGAGCAAAGTAATGAAAATGTAGATGGCTATTACGTAAGTAAAGAAATGGCAGAAGGGTATATAGTGTATGGACAAAAAATTTCTAAATATATAGCGTTAGGGTTTAGTTTGCTGATTTTATCTACAATACCGTATTTATTATTTAAAGAAAATGCAACAATGTCGACATTCCTTGTCATTATCATTGCTGTCCTTGGAATTGGAGCAATGATGGTACCTGCAACGATAGAAGAGAGTCGATACAATGTATTGAAAAAGGAAGAACTACTATTTGATCAAAACTTTCTAAAAGAATTGACAAAAAGATATGAAGTAATTAAGAAGAAGTATGCTGCAGTGATGATTGTTGGATTTTGTTTTATAGCCGCAGGCGCAATCCCGTTTTTGTTTGAGAAAAAACATATCACTTCAGGCGAATTAGTGCAGTATTATCCGTACTGTGTTGTACTTATTGCTATCGGAGTTTATCTTTTTGTTCGTGTTGTAGGAGTGTGGGAGATGTATCGAATTTTAGTAGAAAATAAAGAATATAGTAATCGTCTTATTTTTAAACTGAAAAAGAAAGTGAGAGAAAAAGTGGATAATTTTTAA
- a CDS encoding GNAT family N-acetyltransferase, translated as MTTVMTLNTAQEIENAEIHMLSSRLALMQAISGNPMQVQMKKFGSATAFSSKVIAGPAFNTVKGVTFTTTDELDEIISYYQSLQIPCRFEITPAQGTAELFQYLSQKGFYQSSFHTAVYSKPKEDPSLLPSNILVRKLKETEFDIFAYIYVCGFNMPSFTKDGVRQNNEILYNKPGWHFFIAEVQNIPAGIGVLYVNKGIASLAASATLPEFQRKGCHTALIQKRIETAIATDCHLIVGQARFGSISQNNMERAHLKIAYTKSIWTAKDI; from the coding sequence ATGACTACTGTTATGACACTCAATACAGCACAAGAAATTGAAAACGCAGAAATACATATGCTTTCTTCTAGATTAGCGCTAATGCAAGCAATAAGCGGCAACCCAATGCAAGTACAAATGAAAAAGTTTGGGAGTGCCACTGCCTTTTCATCAAAAGTAATTGCTGGTCCTGCTTTTAACACAGTAAAAGGTGTTACCTTTACAACTACAGATGAGTTAGATGAAATTATCTCTTATTATCAATCACTACAAATCCCTTGCCGTTTTGAAATTACACCAGCGCAAGGTACAGCTGAATTATTTCAATACTTATCTCAAAAAGGATTTTACCAATCTAGCTTCCATACCGCTGTATATAGTAAACCGAAAGAAGATCCTTCTCTTCTTCCTTCTAACATTTTAGTACGCAAACTAAAAGAAACTGAGTTTGATATTTTTGCATATATATATGTATGCGGGTTTAACATGCCATCCTTTACAAAAGATGGCGTGCGCCAAAATAACGAAATTCTTTACAATAAACCAGGCTGGCATTTTTTCATAGCTGAAGTCCAAAATATCCCTGCAGGCATTGGTGTACTGTATGTAAATAAAGGTATTGCCTCATTAGCTGCTTCTGCTACTTTACCGGAATTTCAGCGTAAAGGGTGTCATACTGCATTAATTCAAAAACGAATAGAAACAGCTATAGCAACAGACTGTCATTTAATAGTTGGACAAGCAAGGTTCGGTAGCATCAGTCAAAATAATATGGAGCGCGCTCATTTAAAAATCGCTTATACGAAATCCATATGGACTGCAAAAGACATATAA
- a CDS encoding CsbD family protein codes for MTKHNYGLKEKVEGAIDKVKGEVKEVVGKVTDNKKLQAEGKWDKVKGTAKDTVGNVKEKVHEYKKHK; via the coding sequence ATGACAAAGCATAATTATGGTTTAAAAGAAAAAGTAGAAGGTGCCATCGATAAGGTAAAGGGTGAAGTAAAAGAAGTTGTCGGAAAAGTAACTGACAATAAGAAATTACAAGCCGAAGGAAAATGGGATAAAGTGAAAGGCACTGCTAAAGATACAGTTGGTAATGTAAAAGAAAAAGTACATGAATATAAGAAACATAAATAA
- a CDS encoding HoxN/HupN/NixA family nickel/cobalt transporter has protein sequence MWKSELKKATNFFVIIIFLHVLGILLLLPALYKGNSIIGMAIIAYSLGLRHAFDSDHIVAIDNTVRKLIEKGKNSQGVGFYFSLGHSTVVFVMIVLIALIGKTAKHGMESFSTIGGIIGTIVSSTFLIIIGLTNLLYLIKVLRSQEDKQPENLGFIYRFTQRLFRFIDSQKQLYMIGFLFGLGFDTASEIGLIALSTVTATSQSIPLVSIFAFPILFAAGMSLMDTLDSTFMNTNYKWAMENSRIRNSYNVLITSISVITAFLIGGYQLLSLLIESYNLQGPFWNLIQVVNFDYLGICLVVFFIISLIVFAVWNRNAFKEPLTKSIEK, from the coding sequence ATGTGGAAAAGTGAACTGAAAAAAGCAACTAACTTTTTTGTTATTATCATATTTCTTCATGTGCTTGGAATTCTCTTATTATTACCTGCACTGTATAAAGGCAATAGCATAATTGGAATGGCTATTATTGCATATTCTTTAGGATTGCGTCATGCGTTTGATAGTGATCATATTGTCGCAATTGATAATACTGTTCGGAAATTAATTGAAAAAGGTAAGAACTCACAGGGGGTGGGATTTTACTTCTCATTAGGACACTCTACTGTAGTATTTGTGATGATAGTATTAATTGCTTTAATTGGAAAAACGGCAAAACATGGAATGGAGAGTTTTTCTACTATAGGCGGTATTATCGGTACAATCGTTTCTAGCACATTCCTTATTATTATCGGTCTTACCAATCTGTTGTACCTTATTAAAGTGTTACGAAGCCAAGAGGATAAGCAACCAGAAAACTTAGGATTTATATATCGTTTCACGCAGCGCTTATTTAGGTTTATTGATAGTCAAAAGCAATTGTATATGATTGGTTTTTTATTTGGGCTTGGTTTTGATACAGCAAGTGAAATTGGATTAATTGCTCTTTCTACAGTAACTGCAACAAGTCAGTCCATTCCACTTGTAAGTATATTTGCTTTTCCTATTTTGTTTGCTGCAGGAATGTCGTTGATGGATACATTAGATAGTACATTCATGAATACGAATTATAAGTGGGCAATGGAAAATAGTCGAATAAGAAATTCATATAATGTATTAATTACCTCAATATCTGTTATAACGGCTTTTTTAATAGGGGGTTATCAACTATTATCTTTGCTTATTGAAAGCTATAATTTACAGGGCCCGTTTTGGAATCTCATACAGGTAGTTAATTTTGATTATTTGGGTATATGTCTTGTTGTATTCTTTATTATTTCTCTTATTGTTTTTGCTGTGTGGAATAGAAATGCCTTTAAAGAACCGCTTACAAAGAGTATAGAGAAATAA
- a CDS encoding AmiS/UreI family transporter, whose protein sequence is MTNVGLLFVGAVLFMNSLAAFKLIDSKSVGYFNLFVGALQTLTPLYLLFTGSPSDEWTILSNGTIFLFGFTYLYVGLTNILKLDSSGVGYYSLWVAIIATVMGIVNQLHESGSLQSTIIWFFWAFLWFLFFLQDGLKKKIHIYVGIVCFIESWITATIPALLTLTNHTDVLNDFVIILVTIITILVFIMALFFFKSIQFRVERVSNYVEK, encoded by the coding sequence ATGACTAATGTGGGATTATTGTTTGTCGGTGCAGTTCTATTTATGAATTCACTAGCAGCTTTTAAACTCATTGATAGCAAAAGCGTAGGGTACTTCAATTTATTTGTAGGGGCATTACAAACTTTGACACCATTATATTTATTATTTACAGGAAGTCCATCCGATGAGTGGACTATCCTATCTAATGGAACTATTTTTTTATTTGGTTTTACTTATTTATATGTTGGTCTTACGAATATATTAAAACTTGATTCTTCGGGTGTAGGTTACTATTCTCTTTGGGTTGCTATTATTGCGACGGTTATGGGAATAGTGAATCAATTACATGAGAGTGGAAGTCTACAAAGTACAATAATTTGGTTCTTTTGGGCGTTCCTTTGGTTTTTATTTTTCCTGCAAGATGGGTTGAAAAAGAAGATCCATATTTATGTAGGGATTGTTTGCTTCATTGAATCTTGGATTACTGCAACGATACCAGCTTTGTTAACACTTACAAATCATACAGACGTGTTAAATGATTTTGTAATTATTTTAGTGACTATTATAACGATTTTAGTTTTCATTATGGCACTTTTCTTTTTTAAGAGTATTCAATTTAGAGTAGAAAGGGTTAGTAACTATGTGGAAAAGTGA
- a CDS encoding urease accessory protein UreD, which yields MKAPTGVLNIDVMEKRHKTVPIKVYHKDALKVTQPIYLDDYGRAYYYIMNSGGGYLKGDFYSININVREDAKTYVTSQSATKVYKTPNSYALQELNVCIGENAVMEYLPDPLIMYKDAAYKQKTNIYMQSNSTLILCDSVTPGWSPNMEKFTYQYFDSLTKIYMENKLVVYDHLLLNPFKESLDQMGILNQYSHYGTFIVINENITNDLIAALKTSLSNANNMKIGISSMPCKGFVMRILSHNTEDMESIFFQCHRFVRENCLHEELTSYRKY from the coding sequence ATGAAAGCCCCTACAGGTGTCTTAAACATTGATGTGATGGAAAAGAGACATAAAACCGTACCTATTAAGGTTTATCATAAAGATGCCTTAAAAGTAACGCAGCCAATATATTTGGACGATTATGGTAGAGCATATTACTATATCATGAATTCTGGTGGAGGCTATTTAAAAGGAGACTTCTATTCTATAAATATAAATGTTCGTGAAGATGCGAAAACATATGTAACAAGCCAATCAGCAACGAAAGTTTACAAGACTCCAAATAGTTATGCTTTGCAAGAATTGAATGTTTGTATTGGTGAAAATGCTGTTATGGAGTATTTACCAGATCCGTTAATTATGTACAAGGATGCAGCATATAAGCAAAAAACAAATATATATATGCAAAGTAATTCTACATTGATTTTATGTGATTCAGTTACGCCTGGTTGGTCTCCAAATATGGAGAAGTTCACATACCAGTATTTTGATTCGCTAACAAAAATATATATGGAAAACAAACTTGTAGTTTACGATCATCTATTGTTAAACCCTTTCAAAGAGTCGTTAGATCAAATGGGAATATTAAATCAATATTCCCATTATGGTACTTTCATAGTTATTAATGAGAACATTACAAATGATTTAATTGCAGCATTGAAAACGTCGCTTTCTAACGCCAATAATATGAAGATTGGAATATCTTCTATGCCCTGTAAAGGTTTTGTCATGCGCATACTCAGTCATAATACAGAGGATATGGAGTCCATATTTTTTCAGTGTCATCGTTTTGTTAGAGAGAACTGTTTGCATGAAGAATTAACATCCTATCGAAAATATTAA
- the ureG gene encoding urease accessory protein UreG yields MIKPIKIGIGGPVGAGKTMLVEKLTKYLNTDYEIAAITNDIYTKEDAKILLKTGVLPEDRIIGVETGGCPHTAIREDASMNFEAIEELMIRHNNLDIIFIESGGDNLAATFSPELVDFSIYIIDVAQGEKIPRKGGQGMIKSDVFVINKTDLAPYVGADLGVMEQDTKNYRHNKPYFFTNLKDEEGLQELINWMRQNIMLEGLKK; encoded by the coding sequence ATGATAAAGCCTATTAAAATTGGTATTGGTGGCCCGGTAGGTGCTGGGAAAACAATGTTAGTTGAAAAGTTAACAAAATATTTAAATACAGATTATGAAATTGCAGCAATTACAAACGATATTTATACGAAAGAAGATGCAAAGATTTTATTGAAAACAGGTGTTTTGCCAGAAGATAGAATTATTGGTGTAGAGACAGGAGGGTGTCCACATACAGCAATTCGAGAGGATGCTTCTATGAATTTTGAAGCAATTGAAGAACTCATGATTAGACATAATAATTTAGATATTATTTTTATTGAAAGTGGGGGTGATAATTTAGCTGCTACATTTAGTCCAGAGCTAGTGGATTTTTCAATTTATATTATCGATGTGGCACAAGGAGAAAAGATTCCTCGTAAAGGTGGACAAGGAATGATCAAATCTGATGTATTTGTGATTAATAAAACGGATTTGGCACCTTATGTAGGGGCTGATCTTGGAGTTATGGAGCAGGATACGAAAAATTACCGACATAATAAACCATATTTTTTTACAAATTTGAAGGATGAGGAAGGCTTACAGGAATTAATAAATTGGATGCGACAAAACATCATGTTAGAAGGATTGAAAAAATGA
- a CDS encoding urease accessory protein UreF → MLHTSIFNLLNLLQISDSNFPTGSFSHSFGLETFIQEGQVTNKGEFFKWINRYVKVQLTHTDGLICKYTYEAIKNNDDKKITFLDELITAQTLPFECRKANRMISKSASKLCCELFSFENLNVYKENIFCNRLQGHPSIVYGILGAELKMTIEETLLVFLYSSVGSIIQNGVRAIPLGQTDGQKLLQECHELICESIDRIQMLSLEDFGLNDPEFEINQMQHEDVNIRVFMS, encoded by the coding sequence ATGCTTCACACAAGCATATTTAACCTACTTAACCTACTCCAAATTAGTGATTCGAACTTCCCAACAGGAAGTTTTAGTCACTCTTTTGGATTAGAAACATTTATTCAAGAGGGACAAGTTACAAATAAAGGCGAATTTTTCAAATGGATTAATCGATATGTAAAAGTGCAATTAACACACACGGACGGCTTAATTTGCAAATATACTTACGAAGCCATTAAGAATAATGATGATAAGAAAATTACATTTTTAGATGAATTAATAACGGCACAAACATTGCCTTTTGAATGTAGAAAAGCAAATAGAATGATTAGTAAAAGTGCCTCTAAGTTGTGTTGTGAATTGTTTTCATTTGAAAATTTAAATGTGTACAAAGAAAATATTTTTTGTAATAGATTACAAGGACATCCTAGTATTGTATACGGAATATTAGGGGCGGAATTGAAAATGACAATAGAAGAAACGCTCTTAGTTTTCTTATATTCAAGTGTTGGAAGCATTATTCAAAATGGTGTGAGAGCCATTCCTCTTGGGCAAACAGATGGTCAAAAACTATTACAAGAATGCCATGAATTGATCTGTGAATCTATTGATAGAATTCAAATGCTTTCATTAGAGGATTTTGGATTGAATGATCCTGAATTCGAAATAAATCAAATGCAACATGAAGATGTAAATATAAGAGTCTTCATGTCATAG
- a CDS encoding urease accessory protein UreE gives MIIEKINNNVCNMNDFSNTKKHLDKILISSELLLKRVQKLFSESGFEIGVSLDNGETLKNGDILYEDEHRIVYIEVLPEEVIVITPTSIKEMGIIAHNLGNRHLPAQFDEGCMILANDYLVEELLKKEGVPYQKEHRVLPKPFKHASHKHI, from the coding sequence ATGATTATTGAAAAAATTAATAACAACGTATGCAATATGAATGATTTTTCAAATACAAAAAAGCATCTTGATAAAATATTGATTTCTAGTGAACTTTTACTGAAGAGGGTTCAGAAATTATTTTCAGAATCTGGTTTTGAAATTGGAGTGTCTTTAGATAATGGGGAAACATTAAAGAACGGTGATATTTTATATGAAGATGAACATCGTATTGTATATATTGAAGTGTTACCAGAAGAGGTAATTGTAATTACTCCAACGTCAATAAAAGAAATGGGAATTATTGCGCATAACTTAGGAAATAGACATTTGCCAGCACAATTCGATGAAGGGTGTATGATTTTGGCGAACGACTACTTAGTAGAAGAGTTACTCAAAAAGGAAGGTGTTCCTTATCAAAAAGAACATAGAGTATTACCAAAACCGTTCAAGCATGCTTCACACAAGCATATTTAA